From Chloroflexota bacterium:
TTGAAAACGTAGTCGCGCATAACGGTGTAGCGGCCCTTTTCCCCTCGTCAAGATGAGCGCATCAGAGACGCTCGCTGAGACGGATATCAGACAAGGCCATACAGCTTCGCGGCATTATCGCAAACAATGGCTCGTCTGTCTGCCTCCGGGACGTTCACGAACATCTCGTCAATAACCCGGCGGCTGTAGGGCCAATCGCAGCCGTGGTGCGGATAATCGGTAGACCACATGATGTTGCCGACCCCCGCCGCATCGCGGTTCTTGATGGCGAAGGCCTCCTTGATAAAGGTGACGCGCCAGTTCCGGTGGTAATACTCGGCTGGGGTCAGCTTTAACGTGGAGTTCGTCCAGGTGCGGTTGCGCCACCAGAAGTCGTTCATATGCTCCAAGAACATCGGTATCCAGCCTGCGCCCACCTCAACGCCTACAACCGTCAAGGCAGGGTAGCGGTCGAAGATGCCTGCGTAGATCATCCTAGACATCGCTCCGGAGATATGGGCGATGCCTCCCCCCATTTCAGCCAGGCTGGGCAGTCCCTGCTTCCCGCCGACCTTCTCCGCCGCCGCCTTGCTGCTTCCAGGCGCCGCTCGCTTGGACTTCTGCAGGATGTCGCCGTGGATGTGGACAATCATCCTCTCCTGCTCGGCGGCGGCCCAGAACGGCTCGTCCTGCTGGCTCACGTTCTCCTCACCTGAGGGCCAGGCGCTGATGACAACGCCCTTGAAGCCGTGTCTCTTCGCCTGGCGCAGTTCCGCCACTGCGGTCTCTACCCCGAGGTTCGGCATCTGGGCGATGGGGATAAGCCGCGCCCGGTCCGGCGCCGAAAACTCATCGTAGATCCAGGCGTTGTAGGCCTCGATGCCCGCCCGGTGGAAGGCATCGTCCTCGTTCGCCATGAAGTACTGCATCGTCCGCTGAGAGGGGAAGAGGACCTCGGCGTCAATGCCATCCTTGTCCTGCTCCTCCAGGCGCGGTCTGCCAAGGAAGCACCCTTGGTTGATACCGGCGTACGTGGACCCGTACCAATGGAACTGCTCATAGGTCTTCCCGGCCGCCGTCACCAGGCCGATGGGCATCGGAGGGGCCCCGCGGAGGAACTCCCAGGCGTCTCCTCCCATGGGATCCTTGACGATGCGCGGGATGCGATCGTGGAACTTCTTTGGGACATAGCGCTCCCACATATCCGGCGGCTCTATGGTGTGACCATCGGCAGAGATGATGCGGTGTTTCTTTGCCATCGGGGACACCTCGCACGCAGCCGACGGAGTCGGGCTAGGCTGGAGACAGCTTCAACACGGTCAAGGACAATACCTAGGTTAGTTATTGAATGGCAGGCTAACACCCAGGGATACACCTGTCAAGATTGGCGGAGGCTTGGAAAGCTCCTGCTGGAATCGCGGGCTGTGCATGCCTCTAAGGTCACGCTGTGGTATCATTCGCGTCAGGCTATACGTAACGTATGCACAAAGGCGCTTTGCCTGCGATCGGTATCAGAGCTCCCCTAATCGGAAGGGAAATCCCGAGAAAGGACACGCCAAGGGTGAGCTGGGATAAGCCTGACTACTGGGAGATGCTGATCCGCCGGAGCCTTTCGCGGTTCTTCATGTTGCGCGCCCTGTACGATAAGCCCTCCCACGGCTATCGCTTGAAAGAGGCGGTGCGCAAGGCCGCCGAGGGTTGCTGCGAGCCCACGGATGCGATGATCTACCCCGCTCTGAAAGAGCTGGTGGAGCATGGGTACGTTGAGGTGAAGGGCGAATACCAAGGGGCCCGGGAGCGGAAGGTGTGCAGTCTGACGCCCAGGGGTGTGGAGGCGTACAAGGCGGCCGCTGCCGCGTGGGCCTCCGTTCTGCCGCAGATCCAGGACGCGATAGACGTCGCGGATAAGGCAAAGCCCGTAGCGTCTTAGCGGCGCGCCGGCTGCTGTCCGGGCTTCCTTCCGATTCGAACGCTCGTCACCGATTCCCTTCAAAGAGCCGTTTGGCGATCAGCATCTTCTGGACCTCTGACGTGCCTTCGTAGATCTCCGTGATCTTGGCGTCTCTGAAACAGCGCTCCACGATGCTCCCCTTAAAGTAGCCGTAGCCGCCGTGCACCTGGACCGCCTTTGTCGAGACCCACATGGCGGCTTCGGCGGCGAAGAGCTTGGCCATAGACGATTCCTTGCTGAAGGGTTTCCCGGCATCACTAAGGGCGGCGGCTTGGTGTGTAAGGAGTCGCGCGGCTTCCACGCGGGTGGCCATCTCCGACAGCATGAACTGGATGCCCTGGTGCTGCGCCAAGGGCGCGCCGAAGCTCTTGCGCTGCTGCGCCCAGGCCACAGAAGTATCCAGGGCCGATTGGGCGATGCCTGTGGCCTGCGCCGCGACGCTCATGCGCGATACCTCAAGGACTTGGAGGAGATACTTGTAGCCTTCGTCCTCCCGGCCTATGAGGTTGGCGGCGGGGACTTCCGCATCGTCAAAGAAGAGGTCGCAGGTGGTGGAGGCGATGATGCCGATCTTTCCATGCTGTTTCTTCAGGGACACACCCTTGGTGTTGCGCGCCACGACGAAGATGGCGATGCCCTTGCTTCCCTTTGCCTTATCTGTGGTGGCGGCCACGATGAAGTGGGTGGCGCCATCGGCGCAGGAGATAAAGGTCTTGGAGCCGTTCAAGATGTACCTATCGCCTTTACGGATAGCGGTGGTCTCAAGGGCGGCGGCGTTGGAGCCGGCGTTGGGCTCGGTAAGGGCAAAGGCGCCGACGAGCTTGCCGGTGCTCAGCGGCTCCACGAAGGCCTTTTTCTGGGCCTCCGATCCAAAGCGCACGATGACGGGGCCATAGAGGCCGATCTGGACGGCTAGGATCGTGCCGACACCGGCATAGGCGCGGCAGATCTCTTCCACAGCGAGGACCGTCTCCACCGCGCCGCCGCCGGAGCCGCCGTATGCCGGATCTATGGCGATGCCGGTCAACCCCACTTGGCGCATCTTTTCGAAGATATCGTGCGGGAAGTCCTCGCTCTCATCGAGCTTAAGGGCTTGCGGGGCGATGACCTTGTTCGCGAAGTCCCGCGCCATCTTTTGGATCTGGAGCTGGGATTCGGTGAGATTGAGCATGGTGCGTGACCTCTGTCCCTCGGGTATCCCGACTAGTGTACTGCAAAAGCAAACGCCCCGAGGAAGTTCGGGGCGTTTGCGAGCGTGGCATCAGCGGGAATGCTATGAGGCCTTCCGAGCCTTTGCGGCCTTCTTTGCCGCTTTCTTCACGGGGAATCTGATGGGTCTATTCAGGACCGGACGCGGAGCGCCGCCGGTCAGCTTGTAGAGCAGGGTATCGAGCTCTTCATTCAAGTGGTAGACGGCATTCCAGAGGATCATCCCGTTCTCCCATGTCGCGTTCGGGAAATCGCGGGAGGGCTTCTCCTGCACGAGCATCAGCTCGCTCGTCTTGACGATGGTCTCATAGAGCGCCCCGGCCTTGGTCTTCTTCCACTTGGTTGGGAAATCCAAGGACATGACGCTCTTGTGGAACTCAACCGCCCAGAATGAGAGAAGGTCGCGGAAGGCGCGGGCGTCGTCAGCCTGGAGGCGCTCTTTGCGATAGGCGAGCCAGCGGAGCGCATCGGCCTGCATGAGGGCGGTGCTGTTATCCTGCCGCGAGACCTTTGCCGCGTCAGACGCGTCCTGAGCGGCGAGAGCGCCAGCCAGGGCGTCGCTACGCTGCTCAGGGGAAAGTATCATGTAGCTCTGGATGTGCTGCATCCGGTTCCACTCCGGGCGGAGGAAATGCGCGGTGATGGAAGAGACGCCTCCGAAGACCCGGTGGTGGTACTCCTCAAGGATATACGGCATACATAAATCTCCCGTAATTAAGGTATGGTAGTTCGGGCTGATGCGCCAGGGTTACGCTTTGGCGCCGGGCTTGGCGGCCTTCGGATCGAACTCTGCGATCTCGATGCAGGACTGGTCGCCGTAGGACATGCGCGTTAGATACTTGATCTTGACGCCCGGGACCACTTGTTGCGGGCCGCGGATGCACACGGAGGTTGCCACGGTCTCGCAGAACTTGCGGACCGTATCGTGTGAATAGCCCATGCTCCAGGCCATCGCCACCGGAGTGCAGAAGGTGATGTTGCGCTCCACGTACGTCGGCGTCATCTTGCCGACTTCGAACTTGACTCCCATCAGGGCATCCGTGCCGGCAAGCAAGGCAATCGCCGTCTTGGCGTCCTTGCCTTTCAGATCGAACTGGTCGGCAACCAGATCCCAGTACATGTGCTGCTTGGCGACCTCTTCCCATGCCTGCTCGATGACGTGCTGGCCCTTCTCATCGCCGAGCTTCTC
This genomic window contains:
- a CDS encoding amidohydrolase is translated as MAKKHRIISADGHTIEPPDMWERYVPKKFHDRIPRIVKDPMGGDAWEFLRGAPPMPIGLVTAAGKTYEQFHWYGSTYAGINQGCFLGRPRLEEQDKDGIDAEVLFPSQRTMQYFMANEDDAFHRAGIEAYNAWIYDEFSAPDRARLIPIAQMPNLGVETAVAELRQAKRHGFKGVVISAWPSGEENVSQQDEPFWAAAEQERMIVHIHGDILQKSKRAAPGSSKAAAEKVGGKQGLPSLAEMGGGIAHISGAMSRMIYAGIFDRYPALTVVGVEVGAGWIPMFLEHMNDFWWRNRTWTNSTLKLTPAEYYHRNWRVTFIKEAFAIKNRDAAGVGNIMWSTDYPHHGCDWPYSRRVIDEMFVNVPEADRRAIVCDNAAKLYGLV
- a CDS encoding PadR family transcriptional regulator — translated: MHKGALPAIGIRAPLIGREIPRKDTPRVSWDKPDYWEMLIRRSLSRFFMLRALYDKPSHGYRLKEAVRKAAEGCCEPTDAMIYPALKELVEHGYVEVKGEYQGARERKVCSLTPRGVEAYKAAAAAWASVLPQIQDAIDVADKAKPVAS
- a CDS encoding acyl-CoA dehydrogenase, coding for MLNLTESQLQIQKMARDFANKVIAPQALKLDESEDFPHDIFEKMRQVGLTGIAIDPAYGGSGGGAVETVLAVEEICRAYAGVGTILAVQIGLYGPVIVRFGSEAQKKAFVEPLSTGKLVGAFALTEPNAGSNAAALETTAIRKGDRYILNGSKTFISCADGATHFIVAATTDKAKGSKGIAIFVVARNTKGVSLKKQHGKIGIIASTTCDLFFDDAEVPAANLIGREDEGYKYLLQVLEVSRMSVAAQATGIAQSALDTSVAWAQQRKSFGAPLAQHQGIQFMLSEMATRVEAARLLTHQAAALSDAGKPFSKESSMAKLFAAEAAMWVSTKAVQVHGGYGYFKGSIVERCFRDAKITEIYEGTSEVQKMLIAKRLFEGNR